The nucleotide window TCGATCGAGTCTATTTACACCCTCTAGAGGTTGTTCCTATTTATCTTAATGCCCGGAGGAGAGATACCGCAGCTCGAAAGTTAGCCCGAATTGACAATTTCTGACCCATCACGCCCGATCTCATCACTCATGAATGACGACGGGCGTACCGACCCGCGCCCAGCCATACAGCCATCGCGCTGCATCGGGAGCCAGATTGACACAGCCATGGCTGACGGGGGTTCCGAAGCTATTATGCCAATACGCACCATGAATGGCATAGTTACCGGAATAGAACATGGCGTGGGGCACATCGGGAACTTCATAATCTGCACCGCGCATGGTCACCGATCGGAATTTTTCTTGAATTTCAAAAACCCCTGTGCGGGTGGGTGTGGAAGCTTTGCCAGTGGAGACAATTTTGGCATCGATCCAGCGGTTCCCTTCCCAGGCAATCAAGCGTTGTCGCGAGAGATCGATTTGAATCCAGCGTTGTTGCGATTTCTTAAGACTGGCAATTTCTTTCTGAATATAGCTAGACGCTTCCGCAGCCGGGGGCGTGAAGGGGGTTTGCCAAGTCCCCGGCGCAAGGGGCACTAGGACACTGGCTAGGACGATCGCGCTCAAAATCTGTCTCGACCAAGACCGGGAAAGACCAAACATAACCCTAATCCTCACAAAAAGAATGGTGAATGAAGCTAAATGACACCTCTGATTTTCATACTGCCCATAGGAAGGATCTGATGCAAACTTGCGCAGCAATCTCGACTGACCAACCGAGACTCACTAACCGAGACTCACTCATTTGGTTGACGCAAGGGACTGGATGGGGCAGGGGTTGGGGATCCTAGAGTCTCCCCTCGAAGTGTCAGAAAGGATATCAACTCTAAAATCGGTTCCAGTAGCATCCGGTCAAAGCAACATCAGCAAAGGCTTTGGTAGATACTGTCATCTACCGATTCCGATCGCCCCATTCCTGAAACGGCAAACCCTGCGGCGAACTTTATACTGGAAGCATCTGGTGTTGATTGTGGCATCCAGCATAATAAACTCTCAGCGGATATTTTTTTAGGAGCCTAGACAATTCCCATGGTTGAGCGAGAACAAACCCCGTTAAATCCCCCGCTAAATCCAACGGTGATGAAGACGATCGAACGGCTGCGGTATCGGGTTACCGTGGGGGATGTGGCCATGCAGTCGGGCTTAGATCTCGCAACCACGGAACGGGATATTCAAGCGATCGCGGCGGCGGCAGGGGGACATTTACAAGTTACGGATACGGGAGATATTGCCTACAAGTTCCCTGAAAATTTTCGGGAGATTCTGCGCAATAAGTTTTGGCAACTCAAGTTTCAGGAATGGTTGCAGGGAGTTTGGACGATCGCGTTTTATCTGATTCGGTTAGCCTTTGGAGCCTCGTTACTGATTTTGCTAACTTTAGTGATCATTGGTGTGATTGTTAGCATTTCCTTCTACAAGTCCGATTCTTCCCGGAATGATAACGATCGTAGCTTTGGAACGTGGTTTAACTTCAATCCCTTTTGGTTATTCGACTTTAATTCCTTTCGACCGGGTCAACAGCGCTACCGCGAAGGCGATCGACCCACGAATTTCCTGGAAGCCATCTTTTCCTTTGTGTTTGGGGATGGCGACCCCAATCGCGATTTAGAAGAGCGGCGATGGCAAGCGATCGGGCAGGTGATTCGGCAACGGCATGGGGTGGTGATCGCGGAGCAGGTGACGCCCTTTTTGGATGAGTTGGGTAGGGGATTTAGCCAAGAGTATGAGGAATACATGCTGCCGGTTTTGGTGCGGTTTGGGGGCAGCCCAGAGGTGAGCGAGACGGGGCAGTTGGTTTACCGTTTCCCAGAGTTACAGAAAACGGCAACTCAACCGTCCCGACAGCAATCCCCTGAGCCTTTTCTGAATGAGCCATTTTTGAAGGAACAACTATGGCGGTTTAGTAATGCAGATGGGTCGTTATTAATGTGGGCGGCCTTGTTGGGGATTCTGTTGCTAGTTCTATCGCTCTGGTCGGCAGGAATTCTACCTGGAGCGCTTCCTGCACGGGGGGTCTTTCGATCGATTGCTCAAGTTGCAATCGGGTACAGTGGATTTTACTTGGGAGTCCCGTTGCTGCGTTGGTTTGCGTTGATGGGGAAAAACGATAAGATTTCTGCCCGCAATCGCGATCGTCAGTTTCGATCGATTCGCTTAGAAGAACCGGATGCCCAAACCCAAGAGAAACTCCAATTTGCCCAACAGTTTGCCCAAATGCAGGCGATCGATGAAGCGAATCTGGCTTACACAACCGAGCGCGATTTATTGGATCAGGAAATTGAACAACGGGACAAACTAGATGCTGATTGGGAAAAACGCTTAAACGAATCTCAAAAGAAAAAGCGACAAAATTAGGTCACAAAAACAACAGGAGTTTCTTGTTATCCTCCGTAGGATTGCAGGATATTAACTCGACAAACTCCTCAGTATTTCCGAAATTACTCTGAATATCCTTATTTTAAAGAAATCGAGTAAAAACACGGTTTTTCGCTGTCAAATAAAAAAAGATAGTGAATGTGTCAATCGTCATGCGCAGTCCTGCACATTAACCTATTCAGGACATTGGCGAGCAACCACAATGTAAGGTTCATCGACAACTCAATTTGAGTACAAGTGTGAGTTCTAGCGGTTCTCATCATTTGTCCTCTGGGTTTACCGTTCAAATCTATCCAGTAACTATCCAGAATGTTGAAATTGACTCAACCTGCTATGATTGATAGCCAATCTGCATCAGTAACTATCCCAGACAATAAGCTACAAACCAACAGAAAATCTGTTGCGGCTGCACTCATTGCAATTGGCATGACTGCAACGAGTCTGACAACGCTTGCTGTCACTGAAAAGCCAGTAAATGCTAATTCTTCATGTAATGCAGTTGTTGTCTCCAGCTCTCGTAACATTGAATATAGGCGGGGAGCGACTTTACGAGCTTGCAACGGCTTTCGTTTAGTGTTTCAAGCAGATGGTAATCTCGTAGTTTACAATACTGCCGGACGTCCTTTATGGGCTACAGGAACTAATGGAACTGGAGCGAATATCCTAGCAGTCCAATCAGATGGTAACGTGGTTCTCTACGAAAACGGTAACCCACTCTGGGCTAGCAACACAGACCGCAATCCGGGTTCACGTTTGGCCATGCAAGCGGATGGGAATCTTGTCGTTTATAGATCCAATGGTCAACCTATTTTCAGTACTGGAACTGATGGTGGACAAGTTAAAACTTTATTTGCATCCTACGATTGGTGGGAAGCCCGTAGTCAGAGTGCAATGTTCTTCAGCAAAGCAACAGGTCGGCCTTTGGATGGTGGTGCCAATGGAGGCAATCAGGCTTATATGCATTCTCAAGCAATGCCATGGAATCGTTTCCAGCGCTGGCAGTTTCTCAGCCTTGGCAATAACGAGTTCATGATCATTAACAATCAAACCAGTCGAGCATTGGATGGTGGTGGTTCGAATGGGAACCAAGCTTACCTCAACTCGCAGCAAATGCCACTTAATAAATTCCAACGATGGCGACTGCAACCCACCAATGGGGGGCACATGATTATCAACGTTGCTACAGAAAGAGCTTTAGACTCTGGTGGAAGCAATGGAAATCAGATTTACATGAATTCCCGGCCCGATGGGAACCCTTATCAAGTCTGGCAGATTTCTAAAGTTCCGGCATTATCAGCAACAAGGTCAAAAGCCGAGGAGTTTTTCCGGTGGGCTGAAGGTACAAAGGGCATTACTCGTAGAGATGGAGACTTCTTCAAGAAGCACAAGGATCCTAATCAGCGTTGGGATCCAGATGGACAATGCGTTACCCTGATTGTCCGTTATCTACAAGATGTTTTCTTTAATGGAGATGCGTCACAGCGTGGGTATGGTCATGGCAAAGATGTGGCTTCTGGAGTAGCTAGTAGTCACTCAAATCTATTCGAGCCACTTACTCGGACTGGATTACCCAAACGGGGTGCAATTGTCTCCTTCAAAGGGAGATCTGATCAATACTATTTAGGCCAGCCTCTTAGTAACTTTGGACACGTTGGCATTGTTATGGAAGCTCGTGAGATTAATGGCCGCCGTGAAATTAAAATGATGGATTCCAACAGTGATGCAAAGGGTCCTGGCAGTGTAGTGAAAATTGGAGACTGGATTCCTTTGGATGCTTCTCATGGGGGTCTAAACGGCTGGACAAATCCTCGTTAAACAATCTCTAATCTAGTGATGTTTTACATATAGCAATCCGACGCGAATCGTGAGAAAGCCATCCAGAGACTGCAAGGCTTTGAACCGGAGTATGCTCATAAATCAGATCGGATTGCTATATAAAACAAGGACTAGAATTTCTTTAAAGCGACTAGCTGGAAGAGACTTTTCCCCATCACTGATAGACGACATAGGTTAATAAAAAATCGCACCTTTTTGATAATTGGCGCGATTTTTTATTTTTTATTAACCTTAAATCGGCAAATCAATCGGCAAATCGGCATCATTCATTTTGAAGGATGAAAGGTAGCAGAATCAGAAAAGACATTAATTTAATTTCTCTTGGAGCCGCTACAGACATAACCTCCTCGGTCGCAATCTCCAACAATCCTAGACACTGCAAAGATTTCTAAAAAACATAGGAGGGATCGATCGACCCCTCCTAAGTCATAGCCAT belongs to Alkalinema sp. FACHB-956 and includes:
- a CDS encoding L,D-transpeptidase; protein product: MFGLSRSWSRQILSAIVLASVLVPLAPGTWQTPFTPPAAEASSYIQKEIASLKKSQQRWIQIDLSRQRLIAWEGNRWIDAKIVSTGKASTPTRTGVFEIQEKFRSVTMRGADYEVPDVPHAMFYSGNYAIHGAYWHNSFGTPVSHGCVNLAPDAARWLYGWARVGTPVVIHE